CATAAATCATAAAACTCTGGTGTAAATATTGCAGTGCAGCAATGTAAATATAACCTGACAGGCTTCTGAGTCACTGTCTGGGAGTAATTGCAGCAGCTGTTAGGATGCAGATTGAGGATGGATGCACTGGATCAACTACATATGACTCCATGTAGGTGGTCATTTTATTGTCTCTGAAATCCAATCTTATTAGAGACACTCCAGATGCTCTTCCTTCGTTTGTTGGGGAGAATGAAGCCAAGAAGGGTTTTTCCATAGCACAGATGGGGGACAACTTGTTTGCCGCTGTTTAGTAAGTATGGGCCACCACATCATACTGAAATTGGTCAAATCTACTACCCTACTCTTTTTGTGTCTCTCTATCTGTGAATGCCAAATGCAATTTCTTTTGAAACAATTCTTTCTTGGATACTCTTTCCATTTAACCCTCTTCTCATTTTTGTTGATTCCTCCAAAAGCCTTTACCTATTaaggaagaggaaagagagacacagCCGGAAGGCAGAGGGAAAAGCTGTTGAGAGCCTGGAGGCTAAGCTGAAAGGCAGAGCAGAGATTCTAGGTCTCTCTCTGGAACAAAAGACCAAAGGCATGAAGCAGAGGGACAAGAAGGTAATTGGCTAAATTGACCAACATTTTATAAGTCCAGGTTTTGAAACATACTCTGTGACTCTTACTGTTATGCTCCTTTTGATCTTGTAGATACAGTGCATTGCACCTATGTTTTGTTGAAGGCCTTTTTGCAGATTGCAAAGAGTTGTATTCACATTTTTGTGTCAAATCAGCCTGATCTGTATGGATACATTCTTGTTATACTTAATGGGCTATTTGAACTGTCATGGTCAATCAGTCTCATAACCTTGGTTGTTTATATTCACCATCACCCAAATCTCCCATTGTTATTGTCATACTCAGCTGTATTCTGTCCAATACAACAGCGTTTCCGCAAGATTAATCTTGCCATGTGCTGAACCATAACATGCAGCCATTTGGCAACAGCTTGAGAAGATGCCTTTATTATACCACAGGTGGTCACCAAGACATTCCACGGTGCTGGCATTGTTGTGCCTGTAGACAAGAATGATGTGGGATACAGAGAACTACCAGAAACAGATGGTGAGGCCCAAACCATTTTATATATTTTGATGTCTTATTAGTTTATTGTATAATTGTCTCCTTTTCATTTGTGGCTCTATGGAAGGGACTTCTCACTTGCAGATGAAATGTATATTGTTAAgcataaaaaaaaagttgatgtgCTCTGTTGCCTCAGCATTGAATGACTTCATTTTGCACACAGTGTCAGAGCAGGTACCGTTACTGTTTTCAGTAGTTTGAATTAGCTTTGACAGGATGTTTGGTGTGGTGTAATCACGCAAAGCAGCATCTGATTCTGTGGCATCAAAATGTTATTTGAAATAGTGCAAACATTATTTCTCTGTTGCTGACAAATTTTCCAAGGAACTCCTAGTGAACATCTAAGTATACAATTTTAAGATTTAATGCCGAGCCAATGAACCTAATAAAGATAACGCAATAACTGGCCTTTTCATTTTCTGCTCCATTCTCTAGCTGGCCTCAAGAAGATCTGTAAATCTATTGCCGAAGCTCGGAATGACGAAGAGCGGGTGAAGGCCTTCAGGCCTCTCCAGGAGATGATCACTTTTGTCCAGTTTGCCAATGATGAATGTGACTATGGCATGGGTTATGAGCTAGGAATAGACCTGTTCTGCTATGGCTCCCATGTGAGTCTCGCTAATTGgtgcttatacacacacacacacacacacacacacacttaagagTTAAAATCTATTATGCCCAACACTTTCCTCACTTCTTCAAACTGTTGCAATGTTAGACATACAAAAATAGGTACTTTAACATTTAGGCCCGTTTGCTCTACTGTACTCTATATATGCAAGCTATGAGAAACGGCATTATTGTGGTCAGAGGTTTTCTGTTAGGGTTGGGGATTAGGTATTGCCTTCATCACTGGTTATGTCATGTCAGTAAAGCATGCATACTGTTTATGACACAGCTGACCGGAGCAAGCACCCTAGCGTGTGTATGAGTTTCACTAAAGTCCGTGGAAATACAGCTTACTGGTCATTGCAGAATGGCAGTATTTTGTATGGTATGAATTACGTATGTACTGTTGTGGATGTCTATCCCAGCCATAACACCTCAGATACAAGTAGTGCCATTACAATTTGCAACTTGTACTCGAGTACAAGTGCATAATCATCGGACACTCAACATTTTTATGGTAAGCGAGAGAATGATATGTATTATATATTAGTCTTAGATAATTGTTCACAGAGTAATATCTCCCCTCCCCAGTTGATTCCCAGACAGCTCTTGGTAGAGAAACCCCCAATTACCGTTGTAATGAAGGGGGAGGTGAGCTTGGGAGACGTGACGAGATGTGTCGTGAAGGGGTGAAATTCCTTCTCAAGTCTAGTCACTTGCAATTTGGTAGGGAAAACGCATTGTTGATAACCAGTTATTTACTGGACATATCCTATCATGTAAATATTGGTTAAAACTTTTATCATAACAATACAacagtatttttatttttccatttgGTTACAAAATGAAGGTAAGGATGCCTTGTAATCAACCATTTTACTAGATGTAGCAGCCTAACACTGTAAACAATAAAGGTAGTTTTTACGTTTAAAGCATCTTAGGTCTTCATAAGAACATGGGAACGTAAGATCTGGATTGATTATAATCCAAATGACACCCAGCCCGATATACTACTGCCCTGTTTCTCAACTCCGATAAGGTAGTCAAACCCCTTCCATTAAGGGGTATTACTCCAACAAACATTTACTTAGAGGCTATCTCACCCTAACTAGGGAAATTAGGCTCCTTATCTCAAAATATATCTTTAACCTTTTATTTGATGTCTACTTTTAATGAATACTTGAATATAATGATCAGAGATGTTCTCTTCACATTTCGGCCGTACAGCAGCTTTCATTTTGGAGTTGCAAACTCAACCACATTTTAGGTCGGGGTAAACCATTATTAATCTTTGGTTTCGTCTCTCCCTGCAGTACTTCTACAAGGTGATTAGGCAGCTGCTTCCCATGGCCTACAGCTTGTTAAAAAGGAATCTGTTCGGAGAAATCCTCGAGGCCCACCTTTCCAGCCGTTCCCATGACACGTTGGACCAACTCTCCCCCCAGTAAAACACTCAGAAAACAGTAGTACTCATAAGCTTTCCAAACTGGtgctgtttttgttgttgatgGTTTCGGTACCGCTGCCATTGATTGGCAGCAGCTGGATTCTGTCTTGTTTGTCTTGTAGATGTCTAATAaagtattatatattttttaaGCATCTGTCATACATTTGTGTGTAGACCTAGTAGAGCAAGTGGTGCCCATCCATGTCCCTTGGAGGGCCATGTGTGTATGCAAGTTTTCTTTCCAGCCCACACTGACTCGTTTTTGCTGATGTCCTCCGTCAAGTTGAAGCCGTGTTAGACAGTGAAATCAGCAGGTGGAGCACTGGGTTGGAAAGAAAAACGGCATACACATGGCTGTCTGGCACATGCTTGAATACTTCTCTGATCCAGTAAACTAgtaactgctggttttctattctttcaGGCGCTTCATTACATTCACTTGTTGTTCCGgttattccagcctccaatcagggaggttttGGACCCGGAACAACAGATGAATCTAATGACAAACTGGGAGTACTGGTGGTACCCAAGGACCAGAAGGGGAACTATTGCAATAGTCTATGGAGTCGTCTGGGCTATTTAGTCCTACAGACTCCGTAGTCAAACCGATTTACAAAATGTCACCTATACAGTTGAGACCGGTGACTCGGTTGAAATGGGATGTGCAACTATTCAACTGACTGTCCTCAGGACAAAACTTGCTTTAGGGGGAAGATCTTCAAACAGTGGGGTACAGTCATTTGCCATCCTGTAGATTAACCTCTGCATTTGTGTGATTTTTGTGATGACCGGATGTTGAAGATGCGCTTAGCATTTTATTTTCGGGTTTTAGCTGTGCTTGAATGCATTTTGCACCCAGGTTAGAAGCCTATGTCGGAACCATGGCCACGTATGAgtctcagcagcaacagcagggaTACGAGGGTGGCGAATGCATAGTGTTTGAATGACCCTTCCGCTAAATTTGAAGATGAATTAATGTTCTTTTCTTTATTGTTCTGCGGCTTAATTCTAATGCCGTTTTGAATTGCAGAGATAAATAGTCAGTACGGTTGCCAGAACGAGTGAAATGAGTTTGTCCCACCTCCAGTGTTCTTAATTTCATGCTAATTTACAGCACCATTGAGAATGAGGTGCAgaagattaaaaaagaaaaagtggtgGGAGCTGCTGAGGATAAGTGTGCATGAAGCTGGTTGATTCATTTCAGCCAGGGAATAGTTTCATGTTCATGAATATTGTTTCCTAGGTGAGATACATTGTACATGGAAAATGTGATCGTGATGTTTTCTTAGAAAATCACATGTACAGTAGAGTGGAGTAGGCGTGTCTGGACAGAGCCAGCCTGGGTAATGGGAGTGTGGATGTACATAAATAGTCTATATAGATTATccagctctctcgctctctctctggggCCTATATCCATCAGCCTCATTACTGTTGATGACAGGGCACAGTGTGTCTACCTTATCACTGGACCAACAGAAAAGACATTTGCAGGACAGGCATTTCTAGACTGCGGTGACAGATGGAAGAAAAAGGGCAATAAAATATGAGAAATTAAGAATTAGTCTCTTTCTTAGACTTCAAAATTTATATATAATCTAATATATAATTCGTTGTTGGTATGACTGATTAATAGACCAGGCTGCAGAATATATCTTGGACTGGGCTTATTTTGGTGAACAAAGTCACCTGTCAAGCTGCGGATATTTAGACCTATATCCCAGTCCTGTATGACAGATTGAATTGTTCTCTCGTCGCCACAATGCAATCTGGTCTTTTTATCTTCCCCGATCAGCACCGGACATGCAccaataagccaaaacattaaaaccacctgcctaatattgtgtaggccccactcgtgccgccaaaacagctctgacctgtcgaggcatggactcccaacaaaacctctgaaggtgtcctctggtatctggcaccaaatcgttagcagcagatcctttaagtcctgtgagttgcaaggtggggcctccatggatcagacttgtttttccagcacctcccacagatgctcgattggactgagatctggggaattcggAGGCCAAGGAAACACCTTGAactcatgaaggggtgtacctggtctgcaacaatgtttaggtaggtggtatgtacGTGTCAGAGTAACCCCACttgaataccaggacccaaggttttccagcagaacattgcccagagcatctcgCTGCGGCCGTCCATATGATGCGAAAGAAAAGGTGATTCATCaggccaggccaccttcttccatcgctccatggtccagttctgatgctcacatgcccgtTGTAGGTGCCTTCGGTGGTGGACGGGTCATCACGGGCCCTCTGaacggtctgtggctacgcagcaagCCGTGATGCacggtgtgttctgacacctgtctatcatagccagcatgaacttccTCAGCAATTTGTGCTACAGTAGCTCCTTCGTGGGATCGGTCCACATGGGCTAGCTTTCGCTCTccacgcacatcaatgagccttgggtgcccatgaccctgtcgccggttcaacggttgtccttccttggaccactcttGCTAGGTACTGATCActtcataccaggaacacccccacaagacctgtcgttttggagatgctctgacccagtcatctagccatcgcgatttggcccttgtcagagtcgctcagatccttacacttgcccatttttcctgcttccagctCGTCAGTTTCAACaaccgactgttcacttgctTCCTAATACTATATCCCACCCCACGACAGGCGCCGTTGTAACCAGATAATATtagtcacttacctgtcagtggttttaatgtgtcGGCTGGTCGGTGTGAGCTACATCATGTCAGAGTTTGCAGCAGCAACGGCTTGAAACTCCCAGTTTCCATTGCATCTCAGGACCCCTGTTTTTCCTCTTCATCTCTTACAAGGGGAGTTCACCCATCcatcattttcttttttgttgttgttgttgctcagaTTGTGTCATCACCTGAAACCCCATCGTCTCCAAAGAGGGAGTGGGCTCTGACATGGGTGTAGCCCACAGGAAGTCAGATGGGGCATTCaaaccatacccccccccccccaaaaaaagcaaaaaggTCCAACCACAGTGTATTCAGTGAAAACCTGCATAGGGTATCCCGTGCTCTGGATAAAAGGTCTACTTTTGGGGGAGTGgaagccccctccccctcccccaatcCGGTCTGATCATGGTTCCTAAGCACTGTTATCGATTTTGTCCTGCCAACCTTTATTGAATACCGGCCCTGTGAAAAGCCCCAGACCGTGGCggcggaggaagagagggagggaggacggAAAGACGAGAGAACCGGGGGGCCTACGTTACCCAGACGAGAGGCCCAGCCCCGAACGCGTGGGGGCTATAATGACTTAATGATGTAACGAGCCTATGGAAAACAAGCTCGTGGCTCTTGTTTGATTatccattttgttttttttttttgttttttttttagacagaCCTATCACGAAATGCTCAACAGTTAACTCTGCAGCCCATAGGCCACCCTCACCCAGCCCCCCAGCAGCGGAGCCCCGCTACAGCTACTGCAGAGCAGCAAAGGAGGGAggggagaaaggggagagagagagagcgcgcgcgcgagagagagagagagaggggaggtaaaaaaataaaaaagaaagaagggcaAAACAAGAATCCACTCGATCCTGCGGAGGTCCGGAGAACGAACCCAGCGCGCGAACACGGACGACAGGCGCGGACACACCCACGCATGCTCGCAACGCACACGCCGGGCATCGTCCGAGAATGTCGAGGAGCTCGGAGGACAGTGACGCCAGGGGCGGCGGCTCCGACCGGGACTTAAAGATGGCTTCGTCAAACAACACCTCCCCGGAGGGGGGCCAGCCGCCGCTGCAGCAGAACCGCATACGGCAGGTGGGTGACAGTATGTGCGGGGGCTTGGGGTGCGCCTGTGTGTCGGGTGCGTTGCGGTTTGTCGACTGGCCGGGTCAGCCGTGTAACGACCGGCGGAAATAGATGCGGatgctgatctctctctctctctctctctctctctctctctctctctctctctctctctctctctctctctctctctctctctctctctctctctctctctctctctctctctctctctctctctccctctctctctcccgacCCGCTCCCAGAGAGGGGCAGATCGGTAGACGAGGCGTTGTCCCGGTGGCATCTTTAAGTGGCGTCCACAGTCACTGATGCAGGAGTTATGATCGACCCCCAATAGGTCGCCGAATTAGCTTTTTTCTATAGAAGGAATAAACGTGTCCTCTGCCGGGGACCGAGGCCGGTTCTATATGATGCAGAGCAGCGCGACCCCACAGCTACAGGGGCGATTCTGACAGCTGTCCGCTGGCCACGTTCACGACTGCGATGGGGAAGATCTGCACCTTAGCTGACTGCAGAGTAGAGCATCCCCGGACCAAGTGGTCTTCGTTGCCTTTCCCTCTGAGGAGCAGCAACGTCTGGTGGGATTTAAGTGGGCAAATGGCCTCATGCAGGAGGCCAAATAGCCCAGAATAAACAGGCGATGTTTGTGTTTTGACAAACAAATGCACactttgtatggtgctcattagcAGCTTCCGTTTCACTGTAAAGCAGCGGTGGGTAATGTATTtatctgcgtgcgtgcgtgcgcgcgcgcgcgcgcactttCGCGTGTCCACTAAGTGCTCTCAAGTCTCGCAAGCCTCTCTGGGGCTGTGCTGTGTTCACCAGGAAGCCACTCCATCCTTGTCTGCTTCTGAGATTCTGATAAAGTGCCGGCCAGATGTCCTGGTCAACATGGATTTCTCCTCGCCTCCCCTAgttccttctcctctcctctcctctcctccttcctccaTCTTCCTCCTTCAACATATGCACGTAGACAGGGAACCTGGTGCTGCATTCACGCGCCAAGGCAGCGTGGTAAACAAGGTGGTCGCAGGTTATAGCGAAAAACCCACTGCGGGAGATGGTTTCAAAGGTGTTTTAGGAGGCTGCAAAGTTGCTCGCCGCTGTTTTAAGTTTTGGGGAGGCATTGATACCCTCAACCTGCCTCTCCCTTCTCCAAGTCGTCATGCCGAGCGCTCTCATTAACTACACATAGAGAGTATATAAGCACACAGAAATGGGACTCCAACTCTAGGCTGGCATATACAACACCCAGCACAATATGTCTACAGAACAGCTTGATAATCATACATACAGTCCTGGGAAAGAGTATTTGCTGCCTCCTTCCCAATTTCCTTTattgtttcagatcttcatacaaaattgaatgaatataagatGAAGAGAACCTGAGTAAACACAAAGTACAGTGTTTAAATGTTATCTATTTAAGAAAAAAGTTactggccctgtgtgaaaaagtaacTGTAGTAACTTAAAAAAAGTAACTTAGTTACTCAATCAACTAATTGAGCAAATTTAATTGATCATTGGATTCAGttagagcagacacacacaggcctgATTACGGCCAGCCCTGTTGAATCTGAACATGACTTGTGTTGACCCTTGCCATCAATGTGATGTAGGCTACgaggtctcaacaagcagcacatGACGCCGACATCAAAAACCACTCCAGAAGAGATGAGAAGAAAAGATGTTGAGCtatatcagtctggaaagggctaccgagccttttctaaggctctgggactccattgtctccaaatggagaaaacCTGGAACGGTGGTgaatcttcccaggagtggccggcctacCAAAATTCCTCCGATGGTGCAGCGACAACTCATCCAGGAAGTCACAAAAAACACAGGACATCATCTAAAGAACTGAAGGCCTCTCTAGCCTCAGCTTAAGGCTGTCGTTCATGATTCGACaacaagaaagagactgggcaaaaatggaaaTCATGGCGGAGTTGCAAAGCACAAACCACTGCGAACCAAGAGAGACATTAGCGCTCatctcacatttgcaaaaaagaaaaaaagaaaaaaagcatatTGATGTACCCCCAGCCTCAATGTTCTGTGGACAGACAAGTCAAAGGTGGAACTTTCTGGAAGAAACGGGTCCCGTTATGTCTGGCATAAAGCAAACAGCATTTCATGATGAGGACATCGTACCAACAGTAAACCATGGTGGCggtagtgtgatggtgtggggatgctttgctgcctcGGGGCCTGGAAGGCTCTCCATCACTGAAGGAACCGTGAACTCTGCTCTCTACCAGAACGTTCTGAAGGAGAAGGTCTCATCGTCAGTCCGTGACCTGAAGCTGAAGCTTGGTTGGGTTATGCAGCGGGACAACgatccaaaacacaagagtaagtccACCTCAGGATGGCTCCGAAGAAACAAAATGGAGGTTTTGGAgcggcctagtcaaagtcctgacttgaaccccatcgaGAGGCTGTGGCAGGACCTTATACGAGCAGTttatgctcgaaaaccctccgatgtcgctgaattacagcaattctgcaaagacGAGCGGGCCAAAAGTCCTCCACAGCGAAGTGAAAGACCGATCTCCAATTATAGGAAGTGTTTGGTTGCAGTTGCTGCTGCTAAAGGTGGCACAACCGGTTATCAAGTTCAGGGGGGTACTTACTTTTTTCACACGGGTGTTGGGTAACTTTTTTTCCTTCATCATTTAAAAgctgtattttgtgtttactcgtGTTGTCTTTGTCTTATatttttgtatgaagatctgaaaccacTCAGCGATGACAAATTATGCAGAACTAGTTCCTGTTACAGTTTGACTCAATAAATTGATGCACTGTTTGTGCGCCGTCTGACTTGCAGGTGGTTGAGTTGTTCGCATGCATTATTGTCTTCGTGCACGGCGTGAATAAGGAAGGAGGTGCTAAATGGTTTTTCTTGTCTGCAAATTCCTCGCAGAATAATTATATATCTGCGCCGTTATCCCACATACGGATGTACACGAACGCACACGCGTTTGACTTTTTCTCAGTTTTATATGCCACGACGCTCCCGTTCTCTAAAAGGCAATCAAACTTTTTGGTGTAATTTGAAGTGAATTACAACTAGCAGCACTGCTCGGGCAGGTGTTTGTGCTTGTGTATGCTTCACAGCAGTGATGAGCACATTATGCAAATGGGGAAAGATCTCCATATTCATAATgcagatcttttttttaaatttttttttagatactcTGGAGCAAGATTAGCTCACTCGTAGCGGGCCTAGAATGTAGAATTGTGTGTATGTGATCTGCTACAATTACAATGTGTGTACCACCACACCATCCCAGGGGTTATGGTCTTGTTATTGCTGCACTGGACGGGTGTACATCTGTGATTGCAGTGGTTAgtggggtcgcctcacagcaagaaggttctcggttcgagccccggggtagtccaactttggggggggtcgtcccgagtcgtcctctgtgtggagtttgcatgttctccccgtgtctgcgtgggtttcctccgggggctccggtttcctcccacagtccaaagacctgtaggtcaggtgaatcggcctcactaaattgcccctaggtatgtacgtgtgtgtgtgggccctgtgatggcctggcagcctgtccagggcgtctctccacctgccgcccagtaactgctgggataggccccagcatccccatgaccctgagagcaggataagcagtttggatgatggatggatggatggtttcttCCATTTAGCAGAAGATTGAAGCCTTGCTTGAAGTCAAActgagtggggggaaaaaaagacagaatTGAAATCACATGTTGACCacttctcaaaaaaaaaacctgtaattTGCCCCGTTGCACCTGTTTTTTGACAGCaatatatttatttgtttgtttgtttgtttgtttatatgcaAAGGAGATCTTCCCATGACTGAACTGAGAGTGGCTTGCTTCTCCGGTCACGGCGGAGTTTGTATCCCTGTCCAACCTGATTAGTAATTGTGCGTCAAGCAGTCCTATTGTTTGTGACTTCTCATACAGGCACAGTTCCAGTTTGACTTGTCTTATCACCATACAGTATTCATCAGGCTTTTTTCTTTAATGcttttctcgggggggggggcgctgaacTGAAATGAAATCAGATAAATAATTGGCCAACAGCGAGTGTCTTGGGGTTCGTGTGAGATGGCAAAGGGGCATGGTGATGTCACGGTGACGTGATGTGATGGGATGTGACAGCGTTTCTTGCAGGGCTAAAAATATTGCTACAGCTGAGTGTGATTGTCCCGGAGAAAATGGCTTCCTCCTATCGGTCTGGCTTTGGTCCACGTCGTCAGTCCAGCTGAAGTGCCAGCCTGCCTGTGTCACTGGGCAACTCCAGACTTAGTGAGCGATAGCCCCCGAGTCGCTGTTTCCCCAGTCTGACCGGTACACAGCTCTCTTTCCCCAGTCTGACCAGTACACATCTCTCTTTCTCAGTCTGACCAGTACACATCTCGCTTTCCCCAGTCTGACCAGTACACATCTCGCTTTCCCCAGTCTGACCGGTACACAGCTCTCTTTCCCCAGTCTGGCCAGTACACATCTCGCTTTGCCCAGTCTGACCAGTACACAGCTCTCTTTCCCAGTCTGACCAGTACACATCTCTCTTTCCCCAGTCTGACAAGTACACATCTCTTTCCCCAGTCCGACCAGTACACATCTCTCTTTTCCCAGTCTGACCAGTACACATCTCGCTTTCCCCAGTCTGACCAGTACACAGCTCTCTTTCCCCAGTCTGACCAGTACACATCTCTTTCCCAGTCTGACCAGTACAGAGACTGTGTCATCCAGTCATCTGTGGACCTCTACAATTCCACTTTAataagtttggatgtgttttgaaCTCATTTTGCGGAAATGAATCCAGGAATTAGGTTTAACTCTTATCTGTCTTTTATTGTGTGAGACTGGTAATGAAACAATGGTTCAATTAAAATTGCTTTTTAATTCGGCCTCGACCTTAATTGTTCATACTTTTAGAAGTGCTGGCCACCAGTGGACATTAGTTTGGAAAACTGGGTTTGCAACACATGTGAAGCCTTTATTAAATCATTGATCTGTTTCCCCATAAAAAGCAAGACTTTTATTTAGCAATTTACACACTTTTAATATAATATTGTCTAATGTCACGAGCTTATGTTTATATATTGGGGTAAGCTCAATGAGtcttgtatgtacactaccgttcaaaagtttgggatcacattgaaatgtccatatttttgaaggaaaagcactgtacttttcaatgaagataactttaaactagtcttaactttaaagaaatacactctatacattgctaatgtggtaaatgactattctagctgcaaatgtctggtttttggtgcaatatctacataggtgtatagaggcccatttcaagcaactatcactccagtgttctaatggtacaatgtgtttgctcattggctcagaaggctaattgatgattagaaaacccttgtgcaatcatgttcacacatctgaaaacagtttagctcgttacag
This genomic stretch from Lampris incognitus isolate fLamInc1 chromosome 5, fLamInc1.hap2, whole genome shotgun sequence harbors:
- the LOC130113363 gene encoding histone PARylation factor 1 → MTGRAKRKAKSSQGSEAGSGESKKARPDDSTAIPSSEVGADLREEVAKLYKLQMPEDLYHFWDFCKGLCPENPRDALMGTLGLRLVGPFDILAEAHKSCQNPQPNFHLHWRYFYDPPEFQTILQGCGETQHHMGYYRDTPDALPSFVGENEAKKGFSIAQMGDNLFAAVYLYLLRKRKERHSRKAEGKAVESLEAKLKGRAEILGLSLEQKTKGMKQRDKKVVTKTFHGAGIVVPVDKNDVGYRELPETDAGLKKICKSIAEARNDEERVKAFRPLQEMITFVQFANDECDYGMGYELGIDLFCYGSHYFYKVIRQLLPMAYSLLKRNLFGEILEAHLSSRSHDTLDQLSPQ